One Natrinema longum genomic window carries:
- a CDS encoding PHP-associated domain-containing protein yields the protein MTTQIPFAIDFHVHSDDSYDGHEPIELILEHAADIGLDGVVVTDHDEIDESRRAADLAPEYGLVGIPGVEVSTRHGHLLAIGVEKRPDPGQPFMETVEIVRELGGVAIVPHPFQRSRHGVRKRYIDDADAIETYNSMVFTGYRNRRARTFARRREYPQIGASDAHYLPNVGKAYTEVLVTPDTANPTKADIDGADLVEAILEGRTQIRGKRTPIRKSAVQYGKGAVRKTAYMFTSRAPLLPTVPASMDRST from the coding sequence ATGACCACTCAGATCCCGTTTGCAATCGACTTTCACGTCCATTCCGACGACTCCTACGATGGGCACGAACCGATCGAACTCATCCTCGAGCACGCCGCCGACATCGGCCTCGATGGGGTGGTCGTCACCGACCACGACGAGATCGACGAGTCCCGTCGGGCCGCCGACCTCGCCCCGGAGTACGGACTCGTCGGTATCCCGGGCGTCGAGGTTTCGACGCGACACGGTCACCTGCTGGCGATCGGGGTCGAAAAGCGGCCCGACCCCGGCCAGCCGTTCATGGAGACCGTCGAGATCGTCCGCGAACTGGGCGGCGTGGCGATCGTTCCACACCCGTTCCAGCGCAGTCGTCACGGGGTTCGAAAACGCTACATCGACGACGCCGACGCGATCGAGACCTACAACTCGATGGTCTTTACCGGCTACCGCAATCGGCGCGCTCGCACGTTCGCTCGGCGACGGGAGTACCCCCAGATCGGAGCCAGCGACGCACACTACCTGCCCAACGTCGGCAAGGCCTACACCGAGGTCCTCGTGACGCCCGACACGGCGAACCCGACGAAAGCCGACATCGACGGCGCGGACCTCGTCGAGGCGATCCTCGAGGGCCGAACCCAGATCCGCGGCAAGCGAACGCCGATCCGCAAGAGCGCGGTGCAGTACGGAAAGGGTGCGGTGCGGAAGACGGCCTACATGTTCACCTCCCGTGCGCCGCTCCTGCCGACGGTGCCGGCCTCGATGGATCGATCGACCTGA
- a CDS encoding DUF7551 domain-containing protein gives MVGTTLREIRHHIERLASNDGEYYVVCARSGERPVPVAGQRFATRTDAADAAHATEQYRAALRRYDPQLPFYDPVVCQERSTNAAGGAETSAAADSDRPIAEPTGQPSASRDRQRGTDTPLISFCHDVSGAVFESLSARDHEAAERAIMDAYLAAAEATTDRNTLCLVLLETMATELETHLTAAERTRLLGAAAANLSPVESAVDPVSESLAFLDSLSLIREYGIAHDSVGTTGGGRWTVSLRGYAIECNERRFPTLPIGIDILRRSPAPTDRLSVTDVTALGDGDWQFVLTSDAEPTGGLVCTQEGQP, from the coding sequence ATGGTCGGAACCACACTTCGAGAGATCCGCCATCACATCGAACGGCTGGCAAGCAACGACGGAGAGTACTACGTGGTCTGTGCTCGCTCCGGTGAACGGCCGGTACCGGTCGCCGGCCAGCGATTCGCGACCCGGACGGACGCAGCAGACGCCGCACACGCAACCGAACAGTACCGTGCCGCACTCAGACGATACGATCCACAGTTGCCGTTCTACGATCCGGTCGTCTGTCAGGAACGATCCACGAACGCAGCCGGCGGGGCGGAGACGAGCGCTGCCGCCGATTCGGATCGGCCGATCGCGGAACCGACGGGACAGCCGTCGGCCTCTCGAGATCGACAGCGCGGGACCGACACACCGCTGATCAGTTTCTGCCACGACGTCTCGGGAGCGGTCTTCGAGTCGCTCTCGGCCCGCGACCACGAGGCAGCCGAGCGAGCCATCATGGACGCGTATCTGGCCGCCGCCGAAGCGACGACCGACCGGAACACGCTCTGTCTGGTGTTGCTCGAGACGATGGCAACGGAACTCGAGACACACCTGACTGCGGCGGAGCGAACACGGCTGTTGGGGGCGGCAGCAGCGAACCTCTCGCCGGTCGAGTCGGCGGTGGATCCGGTTTCGGAGAGTCTCGCATTTCTGGATTCGCTGTCGTTGATACGGGAGTACGGCATTGCACACGATTCGGTCGGGACGACCGGCGGGGGTCGCTGGACCGTCTCCCTGCGGGGGTACGCTATCGAGTGTAACGAGCGGCGGTTCCCGACGCTACCGATCGGGATCGACATCCTGCGCCGATCGCCAGCCCCAACGGACCGGCTGAGCGTGACCGATGTCACCGCCCTCGGAGACGGCGACTGGCAGTTCGTCCTGACGAGCGACGCGGAGCCGACGGGCGGGCTCGTCTGTACACAGGAGGGACAGCCATGA
- a CDS encoding DUF7260 family protein, whose translation MTGSTAVHRALECLQAEQDAVADRGDAFETFKRRVQEVPAESPIGGHRQRPTGSTPTAMATPVQSQRSTPSGERCITVRAAFEETVRPHSIADRADDESLVETIAAELTEDIAVALTTETGWTPALKTAVLEEVTTRQREVELLEETLRSERATLEGAIEDIDDILGWLRSTTAGSLLQCDFETLRAKHEQLEAYRERLDALTTERQAQFTESTNRYGRGGTRHRTLIPAIYSDLDVQYPVLSSATRLYGICSDCQRTVRTHLTRRV comes from the coding sequence ATGACCGGATCGACTGCGGTCCACCGCGCACTCGAGTGTCTCCAGGCGGAACAGGACGCGGTTGCGGATCGAGGCGACGCCTTCGAGACGTTCAAGCGGCGCGTACAGGAGGTGCCAGCGGAGAGTCCCATCGGAGGGCACCGACAGCGGCCGACCGGATCGACGCCGACAGCGATGGCGACACCGGTCCAGTCCCAGCGATCCACCCCGTCCGGGGAGCGGTGTATCACCGTTCGAGCCGCGTTCGAAGAAACGGTCCGCCCCCACAGTATCGCCGACCGTGCGGACGACGAGTCGCTCGTCGAGACGATCGCAGCGGAGTTGACCGAGGACATCGCCGTCGCCCTCACGACGGAAACCGGCTGGACCCCAGCGCTCAAAACGGCCGTCCTCGAGGAGGTAACGACCAGACAGCGGGAGGTGGAGCTGCTGGAGGAAACCCTTCGAAGCGAACGGGCCACGCTCGAAGGGGCGATCGAGGACATCGACGACATCCTCGGCTGGCTGCGGTCGACCACCGCGGGATCCCTCCTACAGTGTGACTTCGAGACACTGCGGGCGAAACACGAACAACTCGAGGCGTATCGGGAGCGACTCGACGCACTCACTACGGAGCGGCAAGCCCAGTTTACCGAATCAACAAACCGATACGGCCGAGGCGGAACCCGACATCGAACGCTGATCCCGGCTATTTATTCCGACCTCGACGTACAGTACCCGGTGCTCTCGAGCGCGACCCGGCTGTACGGGATCTGTAGCGACTGTCAGCGGACGGTTCGTACACACCTGACCCGGCGCGTGTGA
- a CDS encoding DUF5783 family protein, with protein MANFDPEKFEDKYANYFPELQQAYKNAFNRMNDRYDSQLVHAIDQQVLNESEPFYEGDGEFRIELPDDPYGRLSGVLVDEDRFEEILETHIEEIETELQRVFGFQ; from the coding sequence ATGGCTAACTTCGATCCCGAGAAGTTCGAGGACAAGTACGCCAACTACTTCCCCGAACTCCAGCAGGCGTACAAGAACGCGTTCAACCGGATGAACGACCGCTACGACTCCCAGCTCGTCCACGCGATCGACCAGCAGGTCCTGAACGAGAGCGAGCCCTTCTACGAGGGCGACGGCGAGTTCCGCATCGAGCTCCCCGACGATCCGTACGGTCGGCTCTCGGGCGTGCTCGTCGACGAAGACCGGTTCGAGGAAATCCTGGAGACCCACATCGAGGAGATCGAAACCGAACTACAGCGCGTGTTCGGGTTCCAGTGA
- a CDS encoding NifU family protein, whose product MSTETQNDGDDLEERVTNFLRRNFPQIQMHGGSAAIQDIDRESGEVSIALGGACSGCGISPMTIQAIKSRMVKEIPEIETVNASTGMDGGEEEMGGMSPSFPGETVDDDGSEANEGPEAPF is encoded by the coding sequence ATGAGCACCGAGACCCAGAACGACGGGGACGACCTCGAGGAACGCGTGACGAACTTCCTGCGACGGAACTTCCCACAGATTCAGATGCACGGCGGCAGCGCGGCGATTCAGGACATCGATCGCGAGAGCGGCGAAGTCAGTATCGCCCTCGGTGGGGCCTGCAGTGGCTGTGGGATCTCGCCGATGACGATTCAGGCGATCAAGAGCCGAATGGTCAAGGAGATCCCCGAGATCGAGACGGTCAACGCCTCGACCGGCATGGACGGCGGCGAAGAAGAGATGGGCGGCATGAGTCCCTCCTTCCCCGGCGAAACCGTCGACGACGACGGCAGCGAAGCCAACGAAGGGCCTGAAGCACCGTTCTAA
- a CDS encoding ketopantoate reductase family protein: MEIVVFGAGSLGSLVGGLLAREHDVTLVAREAHASAVRESGLRLEGVADRPSSVFPAATTDGTGLEADLAIVTVKSFDTPAAADALATGSFDAVLSLQNGMGNEGTLAARLEVPVLAGTATYGAILQAPGVVERTGVGEIVLGPRDGGSSAVADRVGEAIVAAGLETTVADDMPRRLWEKLAVNAGINAVTALTATENGAVLEDPANDLARAATRETARVARAGPVSLSNREALAAVEAVAEATAANTSSMHQDVLAERRTEIDAINGYVVDRALEAGLEVPTNRTLTALIRTWERGRGLR; this comes from the coding sequence ATGGAGATAGTCGTCTTCGGTGCCGGCAGCCTCGGCAGTCTCGTCGGTGGCCTGCTCGCACGCGAGCACGACGTCACGCTCGTCGCTCGCGAGGCTCACGCCAGCGCCGTCCGCGAGTCGGGACTGCGACTCGAGGGCGTGGCGGACCGCCCATCGAGCGTGTTTCCGGCGGCGACGACCGACGGCACGGGTCTCGAGGCGGATCTCGCCATCGTCACGGTCAAGTCCTTCGACACCCCGGCAGCCGCCGATGCCCTCGCGACGGGGTCGTTCGACGCGGTTCTCTCCCTCCAGAACGGCATGGGAAACGAAGGGACGCTCGCGGCGCGACTCGAGGTGCCGGTGCTCGCGGGAACGGCGACCTACGGCGCGATCCTGCAGGCTCCGGGCGTCGTCGAGCGTACTGGCGTGGGGGAGATCGTCCTCGGTCCTCGAGACGGCGGTTCGTCGGCCGTCGCTGATCGCGTCGGTGAGGCCATCGTGGCTGCCGGCCTCGAGACGACCGTCGCCGACGACATGCCGCGTCGGCTGTGGGAGAAACTCGCTGTTAACGCGGGCATCAACGCGGTGACGGCCCTGACCGCGACCGAAAACGGTGCCGTCCTTGAGGACCCGGCGAACGACCTCGCGCGTGCTGCCACCCGCGAAACGGCACGGGTCGCCCGAGCCGGTCCCGTTTCCCTCTCGAACCGCGAGGCGCTGGCGGCGGTAGAAGCCGTTGCCGAAGCGACGGCTGCGAACACGTCTTCGATGCACCAGGACGTGCTGGCTGAACGGCGAACCGAAATCGACGCGATCAATGGCTACGTCGTCGATCGCGCACTCGAGGCGGGACTCGAGGTCCCGACGAATCGGACACTCACCGCGTTGATCAGGACCTGGGAACGCGGTCGCGGCCTGCGGTGA
- a CDS encoding DUF7130 family rubredoxin-like protein, producing MAKEQQQLGFGTPVDTEDGTKIGRIRGVDEHGLSITLRDGIEGMSIEHVRSGQAFGEAELMWRCWVCGEMGRLDRAIPNTCPSCGADREDLYYWTVD from the coding sequence ATGGCCAAAGAACAGCAACAACTGGGATTTGGAACGCCGGTCGACACCGAGGATGGGACGAAAATCGGCCGAATTCGTGGCGTCGACGAGCACGGGCTCTCTATCACGCTCCGGGATGGAATCGAAGGAATGAGTATCGAGCACGTCCGATCGGGCCAGGCGTTCGGGGAAGCCGAACTGATGTGGCGCTGCTGGGTGTGTGGGGAGATGGGCCGACTCGACCGTGCCATTCCGAACACTTGCCCCTCCTGTGGTGCCGACAGGGAGGACCTGTACTACTGGACTGTGGATTGA
- a CDS encoding DUF7130 family rubredoxin-like protein, translating into MVKTGETPAKEGDEEAIEEVEKLNFGQTVYDEDGNELGRVRGFEQSGFFVTTREGAEAMSVEHARSGHEFGEAHLMWRCMECGEMDAIDKGLPDECPNCGTEREDLMYWTED; encoded by the coding sequence ATGGTCAAAACTGGTGAGACACCGGCGAAAGAAGGCGACGAGGAGGCCATCGAGGAGGTGGAAAAGCTCAATTTCGGGCAGACGGTCTACGACGAGGACGGCAACGAACTCGGCCGTGTCCGTGGCTTCGAACAGAGCGGGTTCTTCGTCACTACCCGTGAGGGTGCCGAGGCGATGAGCGTCGAACACGCCCGCTCGGGCCACGAGTTCGGCGAAGCCCACCTCATGTGGCGCTGTATGGAGTGTGGTGAGATGGATGCGATCGATAAGGGACTTCCCGACGAGTGCCCGAACTGCGGCACCGAGCGGGAGGATCTGATGTACTGGACCGAAGACTGA
- a CDS encoding alpha/beta fold hydrolase, with amino-acid sequence MSGTGVATIDDCRIAYRRAGTDGPPVVLCHGAGIDDATVSWRHTITALADDYRVYAIDWPEYGNSTGDVAHTLESYVDVLEGFLETLPFERVSLAGISMGGGVALGYTLANPDRVDRLALVDSYGLGERLPSALQWKVLSQVPGMTQFGKIAAGSSTRSVRMVLDNLVADADSLPDRFVDDARRKLMEPGSIRAFEAFQNNELSFSGRVATNFVDDLESLSVPTLLVHGTEDPLVPVEWSKRAAKRIPDAELDLIEDCGHWTPRERPDRFNESLREWLPDPQYSPEPEYTKAGMPGVTRVSSD; translated from the coding sequence ATGAGCGGGACCGGTGTCGCCACCATCGACGACTGCCGGATCGCCTACCGGCGGGCGGGGACGGACGGCCCGCCGGTCGTCCTCTGTCACGGCGCGGGGATCGACGACGCGACCGTCTCGTGGCGACACACGATCACCGCCCTCGCGGACGACTACCGCGTGTACGCGATCGACTGGCCCGAATACGGGAACAGCACGGGAGACGTTGCACACACCCTCGAGTCGTACGTCGACGTCCTCGAGGGGTTCCTCGAGACGCTCCCGTTCGAGCGGGTCTCGCTGGCCGGCATTTCGATGGGCGGCGGCGTCGCACTCGGGTACACGCTCGCAAACCCCGACCGGGTCGACCGACTGGCCCTCGTCGACAGCTACGGGCTCGGAGAGCGACTCCCCAGTGCCCTCCAGTGGAAGGTCCTGTCGCAGGTCCCCGGGATGACCCAGTTCGGGAAAATCGCCGCCGGTTCCTCGACGCGGAGCGTTCGAATGGTCCTCGACAACCTCGTCGCGGACGCCGATTCGTTGCCCGACCGCTTCGTCGACGACGCCCGGCGAAAACTGATGGAACCGGGCTCGATCCGGGCGTTCGAGGCGTTCCAGAACAACGAACTGTCGTTTAGCGGTCGCGTCGCGACGAACTTCGTCGACGACCTCGAGTCGCTGTCCGTTCCGACCCTGCTCGTCCACGGCACGGAGGACCCGCTCGTCCCCGTCGAATGGTCGAAACGAGCAGCAAAACGCATTCCGGACGCCGAACTGGACCTGATCGAAGATTGTGGCCACTGGACGCCTCGAGAGCGCCCCGACCGATTCAACGAGAGTCTCCGGGAGTGGCTGCCGGACCCGCAGTATTCCCCGGAGCCGGAGTATACCAAGGCAGGGATGCCCGGCGTGACCCGCGTCAGCAGCGATTGA
- the polC gene encoding DNA polymerase II large subunit — MRPEDEQYFEGLEAQLDEAFDVAQRAKARGGDPKPAVEIPVAKDMADRVENILGIDGVAERVRELEGQMSREEAALELAEDFAEGRVGDYETKAGKVEGAVRTAVALLTEGVVAAPIEGIDKVEILENDDGTEFVNVYYAGPIRSAGGTAQALSVLVADYTRALVGIEQYNARGEEVERYAEEIALYDKETGLQYTPKAKEAKFIAKHLPIMLDGEATGDEEVSGFRDLERVDTNSARGGMCLVLGEGIALKAPKIQRYTRNLDEVDWPWLQDLIDGNYSDDEGETGDDGSDGDADEAEAAESDADAEADDDSATDESEGPPRVDTSEKFLRDLIAGRPVFSHPCAHGGFRLRYGRARNHGFATAGVHPAAMHLVDDFLATGTQIKTERPGKAAGVVPVDSIEGPTVKLANGDVRRIDDPEDALEIRNGVEAILDLGEYLVNYGEFVENNHPLAPASYTYEWWVQDLEAAGVDVQALEDDPRIDLEFPDPEEAVEWAVEYDAPLHPEYTYLWHDLSVDAFCDLAAAVAEGRVERDGDGSVNGNGDDSILVLASDDAVADALETIVIEHRQRPDDDRIEIDDWRPFVRSVGCEPRQAVADGAALEPDQRPEIELERTWSDGDLSERARTWGHETEGDNAIEAVTEVAPFRVRERAPTRIGNRMGRPEKSESRDLSPAVHTLFPIGEAGGTQRNVADAAKHAETMSDTPGVVELEVGRQRCDSCGTETFKNRCPDCDDRTTPDYRCPDCDQRLEPDEAGRVECDHCEREGTCVETREIDVNDEFRSALESVGERENAFEILKGVKGLSSQNKVPEPIEKGILRAKHDVSAFKDGTVRYDMTDLPVTSVRASELDVDVGQIQALGYEEDIHGEPLTHEDQLVELKVQDIVLSDGAAEHMLQTADFIDDLLEQYYGLESFYEFEDRQDLVGELVFGMAPHTSAATVGRVIGFTSAAVGYAHPYFHAAKRRNCFHPETKLWSQNHNGEWGYESIETIVEERLTDPEEDDFGTLVQDVDGLSVPSVTADGTPVERSVETVSKHPAPDHLVRVETRSGRTLTVTQDHTFRRWTPTGLESVDARELSAGDELPSPKSIDFEGTTKSIDLLKAFLEADAIPNDSLVIRGLGSEQIKDLLDDATPNQAYLKPVAERLEVSQSTVYNWVSRDSVPVGPLLAFFDAAELRDRIPDDVTLGMKRDTAAVERQFEIDDSVATLLGYYASEGFTRREGGSFYQTTICTPDRAARDDIIDAFTDALSIDAFEENEWKVTVSSRLVSALFADVLDLGATAETKRIPDSVLDSSRSQLRAFLAAYFSGDGSTSSERIEVRAHTISDELATDLVAALKRFGIAAKTYRERRRPSTGAVAEFYGDDELVPEFGSWILKITSENAARFAERIGFHLERKQETITNVLETTELRSQRLFADGGDTWLDEVVSVEIVESDIEYTYCLTVEETNTLVANDLYVGQCDGDEDCVMLLLDGLLNFSKTFLPDQRGGKMDAPLVMSSRIDPSEIDDEAHNMDVVSQYPREFYLATREQADPEDVDVEIAEENLGTDLEYTGFDHTHDTTDIAMGPDLSAYKTLGSMMDKMDAQLELSRKLEAVDETDVAERVIEYHFLPDLIGNLRAFSRQETRCLDCGEKFRRMPLTGDCRECGGRVNLTVHKGSVNKYMQTAIQVAEEYDCRDYTKQRLEVLERSLESIFENDKNKQSGIEDFM; from the coding sequence ATGCGCCCGGAAGACGAACAGTACTTCGAGGGGCTCGAGGCGCAACTCGACGAGGCCTTCGACGTCGCCCAACGGGCCAAAGCACGGGGTGGGGATCCCAAACCGGCGGTCGAGATTCCGGTCGCCAAGGACATGGCCGACCGCGTCGAGAACATTCTGGGGATCGACGGCGTCGCCGAGCGGGTCCGCGAACTCGAAGGCCAGATGAGCAGGGAAGAGGCGGCCCTCGAACTCGCGGAGGACTTCGCCGAGGGGCGCGTCGGCGACTACGAGACGAAAGCGGGCAAGGTCGAAGGTGCCGTCCGCACGGCGGTCGCCCTGCTGACCGAGGGCGTCGTCGCCGCACCCATCGAGGGGATCGACAAGGTCGAGATCCTCGAGAACGACGACGGGACGGAGTTCGTCAACGTCTATTATGCCGGCCCGATCCGCTCGGCCGGCGGGACCGCACAGGCCCTCTCCGTACTCGTGGCCGACTACACGCGCGCGCTCGTCGGGATCGAACAGTACAACGCCCGCGGTGAGGAGGTCGAACGCTACGCCGAGGAGATCGCCCTCTACGACAAGGAGACCGGCCTCCAGTACACGCCGAAAGCCAAGGAGGCGAAATTCATCGCCAAACACCTCCCGATCATGTTGGACGGGGAGGCCACCGGCGACGAGGAGGTCTCGGGCTTCCGTGACTTGGAGCGGGTCGACACCAACAGCGCCCGCGGCGGGATGTGTCTCGTCCTCGGGGAGGGGATCGCGCTGAAGGCCCCGAAGATCCAGCGCTACACCCGGAACCTGGACGAGGTCGACTGGCCGTGGCTCCAGGACCTCATCGACGGCAACTACTCCGACGACGAGGGGGAGACCGGCGACGACGGATCCGATGGCGACGCTGACGAGGCAGAGGCGGCCGAGAGCGACGCCGATGCGGAGGCCGACGACGACTCCGCCACTGACGAATCCGAGGGACCGCCCCGCGTCGACACCTCCGAGAAGTTCCTCCGGGACCTGATCGCCGGCCGGCCGGTCTTCTCCCATCCCTGTGCCCACGGTGGCTTTCGGCTGCGCTACGGTCGCGCACGCAATCACGGCTTCGCGACCGCCGGCGTCCACCCCGCCGCGATGCACCTGGTCGACGACTTCCTCGCGACCGGCACCCAGATCAAGACCGAACGCCCCGGCAAGGCCGCCGGCGTCGTCCCCGTCGACTCCATCGAGGGGCCGACGGTCAAACTGGCAAACGGCGACGTCCGCCGGATCGACGACCCCGAGGACGCCCTCGAGATCAGAAACGGCGTCGAGGCGATCCTCGATCTCGGCGAGTACCTGGTCAACTACGGCGAGTTCGTCGAGAACAACCACCCGCTCGCGCCCGCCTCCTACACCTACGAGTGGTGGGTGCAGGATCTCGAGGCCGCCGGCGTGGACGTACAAGCCCTCGAGGACGACCCCCGGATCGACCTCGAGTTCCCCGACCCCGAGGAGGCCGTCGAGTGGGCCGTCGAGTACGACGCCCCCCTCCATCCCGAGTATACCTACCTCTGGCACGATCTCTCCGTCGACGCCTTCTGCGACCTCGCGGCGGCGGTCGCCGAGGGCCGGGTCGAACGCGACGGCGACGGCAGCGTGAACGGGAACGGGGACGACAGCATCCTCGTCCTCGCGTCCGACGACGCCGTCGCCGACGCCCTCGAGACGATCGTCATCGAACACCGCCAGCGTCCCGACGACGACCGCATCGAGATCGACGACTGGCGGCCGTTCGTCCGCTCGGTCGGCTGCGAGCCCCGGCAGGCCGTCGCCGACGGCGCGGCGCTCGAGCCCGACCAGCGTCCCGAAATCGAACTCGAGCGCACCTGGAGCGACGGCGACCTCTCCGAGCGCGCCCGCACGTGGGGTCACGAGACCGAAGGCGACAACGCCATCGAGGCGGTCACCGAGGTCGCGCCGTTCCGGGTCCGCGAGCGCGCGCCGACGCGGATCGGCAACCGCATGGGCCGGCCGGAGAAATCGGAGAGCCGCGATCTGAGCCCGGCGGTCCACACGCTGTTCCCGATCGGCGAAGCCGGCGGCACGCAGCGCAACGTCGCCGACGCCGCCAAACACGCCGAGACGATGTCCGACACCCCCGGCGTCGTCGAACTCGAGGTCGGCCGCCAGCGCTGTGACAGCTGCGGCACCGAGACGTTCAAGAACCGCTGTCCGGACTGCGACGACCGCACCACGCCGGACTACCGCTGTCCCGACTGCGACCAGCGGCTCGAGCCCGACGAGGCCGGCCGCGTCGAGTGCGACCACTGCGAGCGCGAGGGCACCTGCGTCGAGACCCGCGAGATCGACGTCAACGACGAGTTCCGCAGCGCCCTCGAGTCGGTCGGCGAACGCGAGAACGCCTTCGAGATCCTCAAGGGCGTCAAGGGGCTGTCCTCGCAGAACAAGGTCCCCGAACCCATCGAGAAGGGAATCCTGCGGGCCAAACACGACGTCTCCGCGTTCAAGGACGGCACCGTCCGCTACGACATGACCGACCTCCCCGTGACCTCGGTCCGGGCCAGCGAACTCGACGTCGACGTCGGCCAGATCCAGGCGCTGGGCTACGAGGAGGATATCCACGGCGAACCGCTGACCCACGAGGACCAGCTGGTCGAACTCAAAGTCCAGGACATCGTCCTCTCCGACGGTGCGGCCGAGCACATGCTCCAGACGGCCGACTTCATCGACGACCTCTTGGAGCAGTACTACGGGCTCGAGTCCTTTTATGAGTTCGAGGACCGCCAGGACCTGGTCGGCGAACTCGTCTTCGGGATGGCACCCCACACCTCTGCCGCAACTGTCGGGAGAGTGATTGGTTTCACGAGCGCCGCGGTTGGGTACGCTCATCCGTACTTTCATGCGGCTAAACGACGGAACTGCTTCCATCCAGAGACGAAACTCTGGTCCCAGAACCACAACGGTGAATGGGGTTACGAATCGATCGAAACGATCGTCGAAGAGCGCTTGACTGATCCCGAAGAAGACGATTTCGGAACGCTCGTTCAGGACGTCGACGGACTCAGCGTCCCATCAGTCACTGCCGATGGAACGCCCGTCGAACGGTCCGTTGAAACCGTTTCGAAACATCCGGCCCCCGATCATCTCGTTCGGGTCGAAACACGGAGTGGTCGAACGCTAACCGTAACTCAGGATCACACGTTCCGTCGATGGACGCCGACAGGCTTGGAGTCCGTCGACGCTCGCGAACTTTCGGCTGGCGACGAACTCCCGAGTCCGAAATCGATCGACTTCGAGGGGACGACGAAATCGATCGATCTACTGAAAGCGTTTCTCGAGGCGGATGCCATTCCGAACGACTCGCTCGTTATCCGCGGGCTGGGCTCCGAACAAATCAAGGATTTACTCGACGACGCAACGCCGAATCAGGCGTATCTCAAACCCGTTGCGGAACGACTGGAAGTTTCTCAGTCGACGGTCTACAACTGGGTCAGCCGAGACAGTGTTCCAGTCGGTCCGCTTCTCGCTTTCTTCGACGCTGCGGAACTACGTGACCGCATTCCGGACGACGTTACCCTCGGGATGAAACGCGACACCGCAGCCGTCGAACGACAGTTCGAGATCGACGATTCCGTCGCGACGCTGCTCGGATACTACGCTTCCGAAGGTTTCACTCGTCGTGAAGGCGGATCGTTCTATCAGACGACGATCTGTACGCCCGACAGAGCGGCTCGAGACGACATCATCGATGCGTTCACCGACGCACTCTCGATCGACGCGTTCGAAGAGAACGAGTGGAAGGTAACCGTCTCGAGCCGTCTCGTCTCAGCGCTGTTCGCCGACGTGCTCGACCTCGGTGCGACCGCGGAAACGAAGCGGATTCCGGATTCCGTTCTCGATAGCTCTCGCTCCCAGCTGCGCGCGTTCTTGGCCGCGTACTTCAGCGGAGACGGGAGTACGTCGAGCGAACGAATCGAGGTTCGAGCACACACGATCAGTGACGAACTCGCCACTGACCTCGTTGCTGCGTTGAAACGTTTCGGTATCGCAGCGAAAACCTATCGCGAAAGGCGGCGTCCGTCCACCGGAGCCGTTGCTGAGTTCTACGGTGACGACGAACTAGTCCCCGAATTCGGATCGTGGATTCTCAAGATCACGTCCGAGAACGCCGCTCGGTTCGCTGAACGTATCGGGTTCCATCTTGAACGGAAACAGGAGACGATCACCAACGTCCTCGAGACGACCGAACTCCGCTCGCAGCGCCTTTTCGCTGACGGCGGCGATACGTGGCTCGACGAAGTCGTTTCCGTCGAAATCGTCGAGAGTGACATCGAATACACCTACTGTCTCACTGTCGAGGAGACGAATACACTGGTTGCCAACGATCTGTACGTCGGTCAGTGCGACGGCGACGAGGACTGCGTCATGCTCCTCCTCGACGGCTTGCTCAACTTCAGCAAGACGTTCCTGCCGGACCAGCGCGGCGGGAAGATGGACGCACCGCTGGTGATGTCCTCCCGGATCGATCCCTCCGAGATCGACGACGAGGCCCACAATATGGACGTCGTCTCGCAGTATCCCCGCGAGTTCTACCTCGCGACCCGCGAGCAGGCCGATCCCGAGGACGTCGACGTCGAAATCGCCGAAGAGAACCTCGGCACCGACCTCGAGTACACCGGCTTCGACCACACCCACGACACCACCGACATCGCGATGGGCCCCGACCTCTCGGCGTACAAGACGCTGGGGTCGATGATGGACAAGATGGACGCCCAGCTCGAGCTCTCGCGCAAGCTCGAGGCGGTCGACGAGACCGACGTCGCCGAGCGAGTCATCGAGTATCACTTCCTGCCGGACCTCATCGGGAACCTCCGGGCGTTCTCCCGACAGGAGACCCGCTGTCTCGACTGCGGCGAGAAGTTCCGCCGGATGCCCCTGACCGGCGACTGTCGGGAATGCGGCGGGCGAGTCAATCTGACCGTCCACAAAGGGTCCGTGAACAAGTACATGCAGACGGCCATCCAGGTCGCCGAGGAGTACGACTGCCGCGATTACACGAAACAACGCTTGGAAGTCCTCGAGCGCTCCCTCGAGAGTATCTTCGAAAACGACAAGAACAAGCAAAGCGGGATCGAGGATTTCATGTAA